A single Sulfurimonas aquatica DNA region contains:
- a CDS encoding lipocalin family protein, which translates to MRLLTLLLLPLFFFGCSTHYAPLQTVEKVNIDSYLGTWYEIARYEHFFEKGCTNARATYSLKDDGDINVLNECIKEGKLSQANGVAYATDESNSKLKVSFFRPFYGNYWILMLGDEYEYALIGDPSREYLWILSRENKISQELKSSILSKLPEFGYTQDKLLWTEQNGEL; encoded by the coding sequence ATGCGTTTATTGACTTTACTATTGCTACCACTATTTTTCTTTGGGTGTTCTACTCATTATGCGCCTCTTCAAACAGTTGAAAAGGTAAATATCGACTCCTATCTTGGAACTTGGTATGAGATAGCTAGGTATGAGCACTTTTTTGAAAAAGGATGCACTAACGCAAGGGCGACTTATTCGCTTAAAGATGATGGCGATATAAACGTACTTAACGAGTGTATAAAAGAGGGAAAACTCTCTCAAGCCAATGGCGTTGCATATGCCACTGATGAGAGCAACTCAAAACTAAAGGTAAGTTTTTTTAGACCTTTTTATGGAAACTATTGGATTTTGATGCTTGGAGATGAGTATGAGTACGCTCTCATTGGCGATCCATCTCGCGAATACCTATGGATACTCTCTCGTGAAAATAAAATAAGCCAAGAGTTAAAGAGCAGCATATTAAGTAAACTCCCTGAATTTGGCTATACGCAAGATAAACTTCTTTGGACAGAACAAAACGGAGAGTTATAA
- a CDS encoding cryptochrome/photolyase family protein has translation MRRILWFRRDLRVKDNPLLSLGGEVLPIFIFDENILSSLPRDDKRVAFIFFYVEKLKKQLKEIGLDLKVFYAKPTDVFEYFLKKGFDEVVASGDYDAYAKQRDLEISHKIHFRYIQDTYIFRHNEVLKDDGSPYLVFTPFYKKARKILDSKNIDEYPLKEHALVEEEYINLTIINENEELLSSSLELQSMGFKEVALDIVEPYEKLQIFMKNISSYKEKRDFLESDIGSRLSVDFRFGTIGVREVLRFLFENSHLDIEPFIRQLIFRDFYAYLLFHFPQIENENYKYSFNGIENEEKYRTFCEGKTGFPIVDAGVRELIQTGSMHNRVRMVVASFFTKDLLLPWQWGEAFFAQRLLDYDKASNVLSWQWSAGTGVDPQPYFRVFNPYLQSKKFDKDGVYIKKYVKELKDVEVKNLHKEEYLLEHDILNYPKPMLNHKEAAKKAIEAFKP, from the coding sequence ATGAGACGAATACTCTGGTTTAGAAGAGACTTAAGGGTCAAAGACAATCCTCTTTTATCTTTAGGTGGCGAAGTTCTTCCCATATTTATCTTTGATGAAAATATTTTATCTTCACTCCCTAGAGATGATAAAAGAGTCGCGTTTATATTTTTTTATGTAGAAAAACTAAAAAAACAACTTAAAGAGATAGGTTTGGATTTAAAAGTTTTCTATGCTAAACCAACTGACGTCTTTGAATATTTCTTAAAAAAAGGTTTTGATGAGGTTGTGGCGTCTGGAGATTATGACGCTTACGCTAAACAAAGAGATTTAGAGATATCTCATAAGATACATTTTCGTTATATCCAAGATACCTATATATTCAGACACAATGAAGTCCTTAAAGATGACGGCTCTCCTTATCTCGTTTTCACTCCTTTTTATAAAAAAGCTAGAAAGATTTTAGACTCTAAAAACATAGACGAATACCCTTTAAAAGAGCATGCTTTAGTAGAAGAAGAGTATATAAATCTAACAATCATAAATGAAAATGAAGAACTTCTTAGTAGTTCTTTAGAGCTTCAAAGCATGGGTTTTAAAGAGGTGGCGCTAGATATAGTTGAGCCTTACGAGAAACTTCAAATCTTTATGAAAAATATCAGTAGTTATAAAGAAAAAAGAGACTTTTTAGAGAGTGACATTGGTTCGAGACTTAGCGTTGATTTTCGTTTTGGGACTATCGGCGTAAGAGAAGTCTTACGATTTTTATTTGAGAATTCTCACTTAGACATTGAGCCCTTTATAAGACAGCTTATCTTTAGAGACTTTTACGCTTATCTGCTATTTCATTTTCCTCAAATTGAGAATGAAAACTATAAGTACTCTTTTAATGGTATTGAAAATGAAGAGAAGTATAGAACTTTTTGTGAGGGTAAAACTGGATTTCCTATAGTCGATGCAGGGGTTAGAGAGTTGATTCAAACTGGAAGTATGCATAACCGAGTTCGCATGGTGGTTGCTTCATTTTTTACAAAAGACTTGCTCCTGCCTTGGCAGTGGGGAGAAGCTTTTTTTGCGCAACGTCTTCTGGATTATGACAAAGCGAGTAATGTTTTGTCTTGGCAGTGGAGTGCGGGAACGGGAGTTGATCCGCAACCTTATTTTCGCGTTTTTAATCCCTACTTGCAGAGTAAAAAGTTTGATAAAGATGGCGTTTATATAAAAAAGTACGTGAAAGAGCTCAAGGATGTGGAAGTAAAAAACCTTCACAAAGAAGAGTACTTGTTAGAACATGATATTTTAAACTATCCAAAACCGATGCTAAATCATAAAGAGGCCGCTAAAAAAGCCATAGAGGCGTTTAAGCCTTAA
- a CDS encoding ExbD/TolR family protein — MRRNRKKQQFHLDIAPVNLIDLLLVLLIFFITTTTFLQLKVIELNLPLSDSTDVKYKKNLTFVVSIKEDCKTFFDKESVTSETLSKLIVEKNRADKESIFQIAADAETPHRCFVDVLDVFKENNIQNIAILTKQRR, encoded by the coding sequence ATGCGAAGAAATCGTAAAAAACAGCAGTTTCATTTAGATATAGCTCCCGTAAATCTTATAGATTTACTTTTGGTGCTGCTTATCTTTTTCATCACTACTACGACTTTTTTACAGTTAAAGGTTATAGAACTTAATCTTCCCCTATCAGATAGCACAGACGTAAAGTATAAGAAAAACCTTACTTTTGTAGTGAGCATAAAAGAGGACTGTAAAACTTTCTTTGACAAAGAGAGCGTGACGAGTGAGACTCTAAGTAAGCTCATTGTAGAAAAAAACAGAGCGGACAAAGAGTCTATATTTCAGATAGCAGCAGACGCCGAGACACCACACAGATGTTTTGTCGACGTACTAGACGTTTTTAAAGAGAACAACATCCAAAACATAGCCATACTTACAAAACAGAGGAGATAA
- a CDS encoding YbgA family protein, producing the protein MKIAVSGCLLGEKIRFDKGHKRDDFVMDELSAYAEYISFCPENLAFGSPRPSIRMVKEDEKLNIISNKTGDNLTDELLEKSNQELEKINTKDLRAIIFKSKSPTCGMSSSKVYLPNGFAEGKDDGVFAGLCKEAFPYLPMEEEGRLCDPWLRENFVMQLFAYDAFENFKEGAQMKSLVLFHQSYKFLLQSKDEKSYRELGKIVGSHDGKDFESTFKEYEKLFKIAISKKSSVGKTRNVLEHMAGFLKNFLDSDEKKILHEQIDDYAGKILPVIVPLSTLYIYAKKYDVEYLLGQKFIHPYPKELALRSDIKSVK; encoded by the coding sequence ATGAAAATAGCAGTCTCGGGATGTCTCTTAGGAGAAAAAATTCGATTTGATAAGGGTCATAAACGCGATGACTTTGTTATGGATGAGCTGAGCGCTTATGCGGAGTATATCTCGTTTTGTCCCGAGAATCTTGCTTTTGGCTCTCCACGACCATCTATTAGAATGGTAAAAGAGGATGAGAAGTTAAATATCATCTCAAACAAAACTGGTGACAATCTTACAGATGAACTTCTAGAGAAGTCTAATCAGGAGCTGGAGAAGATAAATACAAAAGATCTTCGAGCCATCATCTTTAAGTCAAAATCTCCAACATGTGGAATGAGTAGTTCAAAAGTATATCTTCCAAATGGTTTTGCCGAGGGAAAAGACGATGGCGTTTTTGCAGGTCTGTGTAAAGAAGCGTTTCCTTATCTTCCAATGGAAGAAGAGGGGCGTCTGTGTGACCCGTGGCTTAGAGAAAACTTTGTGATGCAACTCTTTGCTTATGACGCGTTTGAAAACTTTAAAGAGGGCGCTCAGATGAAGAGTTTAGTACTGTTTCATCAGTCATATAAGTTCTTGCTCCAGTCTAAGGATGAGAAATCTTATAGAGAGCTTGGCAAAATTGTCGGCAGTCACGATGGAAAAGATTTCGAGTCAACTTTTAAAGAGTATGAGAAGCTTTTTAAAATAGCAATCTCCAAAAAAAGTAGCGTGGGAAAAACAAGAAACGTTTTAGAGCATATGGCGGGTTTTTTAAAGAACTTTTTAGACTCGGATGAGAAGAAAATACTCCATGAGCAGATTGATGACTATGCAGGTAAGATTCTTCCGGTTATAGTTCCTCTAAGTACGCTCTATATCTATGCGAAAAAATATGACGTAGAGTATCTGCTAGGGCAGAAGTTTATCCATCCCTATCCAAAAGAGTTGGCACTGCGTTCAGATATAAAAAGCGTAAAATGA
- a CDS encoding CAP domain-containing protein encodes MFLMGCGGGSESSSPEVEVAVDTKETGSTQDSNESTEASILASINLFRVNSGLNSLVTNSELNASALTHAKYLVENNVSTHDEANSNAMFFTGFAPLDRTIYQGYDSRAVSENVSTGQIDINSSLDGLMSAIYHRFTFLHFNINEIGFGIEEQSYVYNMGNSNLNSMCNDNNFTGNGEYYPGVCADESFRVEKSVYENTLTVVNNANPSYVIYPYTNQVDVTPVFYEESPDPLPSHSVSGYPISIEFNANDFNMSLFTLNQFTLASSNGTNVDLASHSDSSTIMSKTNDPNSVFSEYQFAIFPEKRLDYNSSYDVTFAYDYNSSTQEIKWNFTTKSLDNLIKYADNNMTISSDTTYNIYFEPLSNSDTITQFSYSCASSTTTPTSMEYTFYDSNTISFTLSGNAGDYCDISLNNATREFRLNIF; translated from the coding sequence ATGTTTTTAATGGGCTGTGGTGGTGGCTCTGAGAGTTCGAGTCCTGAAGTAGAAGTAGCAGTCGATACGAAGGAGACAGGTTCTACACAAGATAGTAATGAGTCTACAGAAGCATCTATACTAGCATCTATAAATCTCTTTAGAGTAAATAGTGGTCTAAACTCCTTAGTGACAAATAGTGAGTTAAACGCATCGGCACTCACTCATGCAAAATACTTAGTGGAAAATAATGTTTCTACTCATGATGAAGCTAATAGTAATGCAATGTTTTTTACAGGATTTGCTCCATTAGATAGGACAATATATCAAGGGTATGATAGTCGTGCTGTATCGGAAAACGTATCTACTGGACAAATAGATATAAATAGCTCTTTAGATGGATTAATGAGTGCGATATATCATAGGTTTACTTTTTTACATTTTAATATTAATGAGATAGGATTTGGGATAGAAGAACAATCTTATGTCTATAACATGGGAAATAGTAACTTAAATAGTATGTGCAATGATAATAATTTTACAGGCAATGGTGAGTATTACCCAGGAGTATGTGCAGATGAATCATTTAGAGTGGAAAAAAGCGTTTATGAAAATACTTTAACAGTTGTAAATAACGCCAATCCATCTTACGTAATATATCCATACACCAATCAAGTAGATGTAACACCAGTGTTTTATGAAGAGTCTCCAGACCCTCTTCCATCCCATAGTGTGAGCGGTTACCCGATAAGTATAGAGTTTAATGCAAATGATTTTAATATGAGCCTGTTTACATTAAACCAGTTTACACTTGCTAGTAGTAATGGAACTAATGTTGATTTAGCTAGTCACTCTGATTCATCAACTATTATGTCAAAAACAAATGATCCAAATAGTGTGTTTTCAGAGTATCAGTTTGCGATATTTCCAGAGAAAAGACTCGATTACAATAGTAGCTATGATGTAACTTTTGCATATGACTATAACAGTAGTACGCAAGAGATAAAGTGGAATTTTACAACAAAGAGTTTAGACAACTTGATAAAATATGCCGATAATAACATGACAATATCTTCAGATACAACATATAATATTTACTTTGAGCCACTCTCTAATAGCGATACAATTACTCAGTTTTCATATAGCTGTGCATCATCTACGACAACACCAACAAGTATGGAGTATACATTTTATGACTCAAACACCATTAGTTTTACTCTTAGTGGCAATGCAGGCGATTACTGTGACATAAGTCTAAACAATGCTACTAGAGAATTTAGGCTCAATATTTTTTAG
- a CDS encoding ABC transporter substrate-binding protein: MNIKIALEWFLNPDHLPMVAGVVSGKYKEAGLDVEIIQPTEHYDGFEDLKTGKIDIHCNEPLHLYEHYFDGLKSLGCFFETRGGVMIRADRVEKLKANGKIKITTPASNPVTNKIGFEIIKRYAQKHGFKIDRENVEFIETDFWHINNMKNDESFDGAWLCFYNFEGIEAELEGFENLFIDQFESPYPNFSALEFMTTQSTMDEKGEAIKKFIEVTNDMVAYIQSNELEAQSIYYDYAKEERSALMDTIILDTIPRFDTNIKSDNMRWKELANFLEELDIVKLSDEQYSKIWN, from the coding sequence ATGAATATTAAAATAGCATTAGAGTGGTTTTTAAATCCAGATCATTTACCAATGGTGGCTGGAGTGGTTAGTGGCAAGTATAAAGAAGCTGGACTTGATGTTGAGATAATTCAGCCTACTGAGCATTATGATGGTTTTGAAGACTTAAAAACAGGTAAAATTGACATTCACTGTAATGAGCCTCTACACCTGTATGAGCACTATTTTGACGGACTAAAGTCTCTTGGTTGTTTCTTTGAGACTCGTGGCGGCGTTATGATAAGAGCCGATAGAGTTGAAAAGTTAAAAGCAAATGGTAAAATAAAAATAACAACTCCCGCTTCAAATCCAGTAACAAATAAAATCGGTTTTGAAATCATCAAACGCTATGCCCAAAAACATGGATTCAAAATAGATAGAGAAAATGTAGAGTTTATAGAGACTGACTTCTGGCATATCAATAATATGAAAAACGATGAAAGCTTTGATGGCGCATGGTTATGTTTTTATAACTTTGAGGGTATCGAAGCTGAGTTAGAAGGTTTTGAGAATCTTTTCATAGACCAGTTTGAATCACCTTATCCAAACTTCTCAGCGTTAGAGTTTATGACTACGCAGAGCACTATGGATGAAAAGGGCGAAGCTATAAAGAAGTTTATTGAAGTGACAAACGATATGGTTGCCTACATACAATCAAATGAGTTAGAAGCTCAGAGCATCTACTATGATTATGCAAAAGAAGAGAGATCTGCATTGATGGATACTATCATTTTAGACACTATTCCAAGATTTGACACTAATATAAAAAGCGACAACATGAGATGGAAAGAGCTAGCTAACTTTTTAGAAGAGTTGGACATAGTGAAGTTGAGCGATGAGCAGTATAGTAAAATCTGGAATTAA
- a CDS encoding MotA/TolQ/ExbB proton channel family protein yields MNIAQIWMENDWVVKILIIALGIVMVMVFEKLYSYFSLYKTLKKLDEIKSLDEIDSIKDAHVRKTLQEIRDFDSNSETLFHSFVNVKIDMYEQYAMKYITTIGLIAVLSPMLGLIGTFIGVWHVFEGISDISLSDPSVIAKGIKEVLIDTMSGLIVAVISMIFYKGFEYVSTKNVSAFEEKIYRLIREKDAKKS; encoded by the coding sequence ATGAATATAGCACAGATATGGATGGAAAATGATTGGGTTGTAAAAATCCTCATTATAGCTTTAGGCATCGTTATGGTAATGGTTTTTGAGAAACTATATAGTTACTTCTCTCTTTATAAAACGCTTAAAAAGTTAGATGAGATAAAGAGTCTCGATGAGATAGACTCAATCAAAGACGCTCATGTAAGAAAGACGCTCCAAGAGATAAGAGATTTTGACTCAAACTCTGAGACGCTTTTTCACTCCTTTGTAAACGTCAAGATAGATATGTATGAGCAGTACGCAATGAAGTACATTACAACTATAGGACTCATTGCGGTTCTCTCCCCCATGCTTGGACTTATTGGTACGTTTATTGGCGTTTGGCATGTTTTTGAGGGTATAAGCGACATTAGTCTGAGTGATCCTTCTGTGATAGCAAAGGGAATTAAAGAGGTGCTAATAGATACTATGAGCGGACTTATAGTCGCGGTTATCAGTATGATTTTTTATAAAGGTTTTGAGTATGTAAGTACGAAAAATGTTTCGGCGTTTGAAGAGAAAATCTATAGACTTATAAGAGAAAAAGATGCGAAGAAATCGTAA
- a CDS encoding TonB family protein: MIRSLLYIIILTAIVFIPFNFNQQSQIKSYKKATKSIMIKIVQPKPPVQEVKVAKVVEPKKVIKKKVIKKKVIKKKIIKKPKKKKKKKILPKPLPKKEPIVKKVEPIVEEKAIKEKIIEEVGVVEEEPVIQEVASTSTTSEVEDYYSEVYDTINKNKYYPKKSRRFGQEDVIPVSFIIDKDGYVSGFKILKSSKYKELNKAVKKMFKKMKQFEKPPSGAKVPLEINIDINFKLQR, translated from the coding sequence GTGATACGAAGTCTGTTATATATAATTATACTTACGGCTATTGTTTTTATCCCATTTAATTTTAATCAGCAGAGTCAAATAAAGAGTTATAAAAAAGCTACTAAAAGCATAATGATAAAGATAGTGCAACCAAAGCCTCCAGTTCAAGAGGTGAAAGTCGCAAAGGTTGTTGAACCAAAGAAAGTTATTAAGAAAAAAGTAATCAAGAAGAAAGTAATAAAAAAGAAAATTATCAAAAAACCAAAGAAGAAGAAAAAGAAAAAGATTTTACCAAAGCCTCTACCTAAAAAAGAGCCTATAGTAAAAAAAGTAGAACCTATAGTTGAAGAGAAGGCGATTAAAGAAAAAATAATTGAAGAAGTTGGGGTTGTTGAAGAGGAGCCAGTCATACAAGAGGTGGCATCAACTTCCACTACTTCAGAAGTTGAAGATTACTACTCTGAGGTATATGATACGATAAACAAAAATAAATACTACCCTAAAAAGTCTCGAAGATTTGGTCAAGAAGACGTCATACCGGTCTCTTTTATCATAGATAAAGATGGTTACGTATCAGGGTTTAAAATTCTTAAGAGTTCAAAGTATAAAGAACTCAATAAGGCGGTAAAAAAGATGTTTAAAAAGATGAAACAGTTTGAAAAACCACCTAGTGGAGCGAAAGTGCCATTAGAGATTAACATAGATATTAACTTTAAACTACAGAGGTAA
- a CDS encoding GGDEF domain-containing protein has protein sequence MKKYKINIIIFLFLIATFLLYESGIFSKEGKESSFTSCIIIILLLLYIIASKYFTRRRGDLDESSHVNDKLKELSNSLNEAQRVTKMGFWEFNVKTHQLFWSEGVYDILRLDKNVVEPSYELLLSYVHKDDRESLTREFRDSIKERREYYIVHRIQVNKNELRYLQERATHYYNANGKHMRSLGSIYDSTDTVIAQKSIENYVEIIEDNIITSSTDLDGNIVGVSEAFCKISGYSKEELIGMNHRVIKDPEADDEVFKILWETITEGKVWSGELKNLKKDGSHFWVKVTIYPTYNDLGEKMGYTAVRLDITSLKILEEIAITDALTNIYNRRHFNEVFPKIISSAKRKNELVSFIIMDIDYFKQYNDTYGHHMGDLALKRVAQAVKSLLKRADDYCFRLGGEEFGIIFKTETNKDAFAFSTKIKDAIESLKIVHANNSASKYISASMGLVCKNVNDVENEYMIYKEADALLYMAKNSGRNRVCTNIF, from the coding sequence TTGAAAAAATATAAAATAAATATTATAATTTTCTTATTTTTGATTGCCACTTTTTTACTATATGAAAGTGGAATTTTTTCAAAAGAGGGCAAAGAGTCGTCTTTTACATCTTGCATCATAATAATTTTACTATTACTTTACATCATCGCATCAAAATATTTCACTAGAAGAAGAGGCGATTTAGACGAATCATCACACGTAAATGACAAACTTAAAGAACTAAGCAACTCACTAAATGAAGCACAGCGAGTTACTAAAATGGGTTTTTGGGAGTTTAATGTTAAAACGCATCAACTCTTTTGGAGCGAAGGGGTTTATGATATTTTACGCCTAGATAAAAACGTAGTTGAACCTAGTTATGAACTACTTTTATCTTATGTTCATAAAGATGATAGAGAGAGTCTCACTCGTGAATTTAGAGACTCTATAAAAGAGAGGCGCGAGTACTATATAGTCCATAGAATTCAAGTAAATAAGAACGAACTCAGGTACCTACAAGAAAGAGCAACCCACTACTACAATGCAAATGGAAAACACATGCGTTCGCTTGGAAGTATTTATGATAGTACAGATACCGTTATCGCACAAAAAAGCATAGAAAATTATGTTGAAATTATCGAGGACAATATCATTACGTCAAGTACTGATTTAGATGGAAATATAGTAGGCGTTTCAGAAGCCTTTTGTAAGATATCAGGTTATTCTAAAGAAGAGCTTATCGGTATGAATCATAGAGTCATAAAAGATCCAGAAGCAGATGACGAGGTATTTAAGATACTTTGGGAAACTATCACTGAAGGTAAAGTATGGAGTGGAGAACTTAAAAACCTTAAAAAAGATGGAAGTCACTTTTGGGTAAAAGTAACTATCTATCCGACATATAACGACTTGGGTGAAAAAATGGGCTATACAGCTGTTAGACTTGACATTACAAGTTTGAAAATTTTAGAAGAGATAGCGATAACGGATGCATTGACAAACATATATAATCGTAGACATTTTAATGAAGTGTTTCCAAAAATAATTTCAAGTGCTAAAAGAAAAAATGAATTAGTCTCATTTATAATTATGGATATAGATTACTTCAAACAGTATAACGATACCTATGGGCACCATATGGGAGACCTTGCTTTAAAGAGAGTTGCCCAAGCCGTTAAATCGCTATTGAAAAGGGCAGACGATTACTGTTTTAGACTTGGCGGCGAGGAGTTTGGCATTATATTTAAAACTGAAACTAATAAGGATGCATTTGCATTTAGTACTAAAATAAAAGATGCTATAGAATCCCTTAAAATAGTTCATGCAAATAATAGTGCAAGCAAATATATAAGTGCTTCAATGGGTTTAGTCTGTAAGAATGTAAATGATGTTGAAAATGAATATATGATTTACAAAGAGGCAGATGCTCTTTTGTATATGGCAAAAAATAGTGGAAGAAATAGGGTTTGTACAAATATTTTCTGA
- a CDS encoding TonB-dependent receptor plug domain-containing protein, whose translation MYKSLIFLVMLSTWAYAVDLGSIDVNAKEESRFIEQSAFEGVFEEPEYQDYSEFVEAMPSQKRITKDEAMFIPGIQGDPIKAVQSLSGVTSVGDNNGELFIYGSKPEESITTVNHLPIGYLFHMGGLHSVIAPDAIEQIDAYLAGFDVTYGNAMGGVINVTPSYPDDELSGYGHMGLYDSSAGINVPVSKDVSFYLGVRRSYFDLLLSAVGKATGTLDEDTNTTYTEFPNYYDITFLGQYTPNTHNIFSLELISAEDSLEISSFKNEVKDPEAVGTIKAKYGFTTIGARHQSNYLNYESNSLLYYKYQHQRAALFDGYFANSDSHDFGLFHQSTYRYNSHKLVAGVELENIISPIDFNTSKIPTADDVDFDFTDANKYAIKDNISTSLGTLFVEDIYSYSDSWLLRYGLRYSYTDYNSFGAYLDPRASLLYRVDDANNISFSTGIYTQLPQTIRTIKDIGNQNLKYERADHYILHYDNSGFDGITFNIDGFYKNYHDLAIDHNVTNYESVGEGYAYGIDTNLKVRRGNYYAFAAYTYMKTERELNANVQELHRFYGEVPHTLQLIAGKKFWDNWALSTRMNYHSGTPYTKVIGTYTDGTRVKPIYENPYSSRLPDYFSLNVKIAQEMKLAQGRSFEWSFEIMNITNNDNISDIIYDDNYNVTGSTKQLPLLPWFDLTYRF comes from the coding sequence ATGTATAAGAGTCTTATTTTTTTAGTAATGCTAAGTACTTGGGCTTACGCAGTAGATTTAGGAAGCATAGACGTAAACGCCAAAGAGGAGAGTCGGTTCATAGAGCAAAGTGCCTTTGAAGGAGTTTTTGAAGAGCCTGAGTACCAAGATTACTCTGAGTTTGTTGAGGCTATGCCCTCACAAAAACGAATCACTAAAGATGAAGCTATGTTCATACCCGGAATCCAAGGTGACCCTATAAAAGCAGTACAGAGCCTCAGCGGTGTAACATCTGTAGGCGATAACAATGGGGAACTTTTTATCTACGGCTCAAAACCTGAAGAGTCTATCACTACTGTAAATCATTTGCCTATCGGTTACCTTTTTCACATGGGTGGCTTACACTCTGTCATAGCACCAGATGCTATCGAGCAGATAGATGCTTATCTCGCTGGATTTGATGTTACATATGGAAATGCCATGGGTGGTGTTATAAATGTTACACCCTCATACCCTGATGATGAACTCTCCGGTTATGGACATATGGGTCTATATGACTCATCTGCTGGGATAAATGTACCGGTTAGTAAAGATGTGAGCTTTTATCTTGGTGTTAGAAGAAGTTACTTTGACCTTCTTTTATCTGCTGTTGGAAAGGCAACGGGAACACTTGATGAAGATACGAATACTACTTATACAGAGTTTCCAAACTATTATGACATCACATTTTTAGGTCAGTACACTCCAAATACTCACAATATTTTCTCCCTAGAGCTTATCTCTGCTGAGGATTCACTTGAAATATCAAGTTTTAAAAATGAGGTCAAAGACCCAGAAGCAGTTGGTACTATAAAAGCGAAGTACGGCTTTACTACTATTGGTGCTAGACATCAGAGTAACTATCTAAACTATGAGTCAAACAGTCTGCTTTACTACAAATATCAGCATCAAAGAGCTGCTCTGTTTGATGGTTATTTCGCTAATTCCGATTCACATGATTTTGGACTCTTTCATCAGAGTACTTACCGTTATAACTCCCACAAGTTAGTGGCTGGTGTAGAGTTAGAAAACATTATATCTCCTATTGATTTTAATACCTCAAAAATTCCAACTGCTGATGATGTAGACTTTGACTTTACAGATGCAAATAAGTATGCAATCAAGGATAACATAAGTACTTCTTTAGGAACACTCTTTGTAGAAGATATATACTCATATAGTGACTCTTGGCTTTTACGATATGGACTTAGATATAGTTATACAGACTACAACTCATTTGGTGCTTATCTTGACCCTAGAGCATCACTACTTTATAGAGTTGACGATGCTAACAATATATCTTTTTCAACAGGAATATATACGCAACTTCCACAAACTATAAGAACGATAAAAGATATAGGAAACCAGAACTTAAAATATGAAAGAGCCGATCACTACATACTTCATTATGACAACTCTGGTTTTGATGGCATTACGTTTAACATAGATGGGTTTTATAAGAACTATCATGATTTAGCTATAGATCATAATGTAACAAACTATGAGAGTGTGGGGGAGGGGTATGCTTATGGTATAGATACCAACTTGAAAGTAAGACGGGGTAACTACTATGCATTTGCTGCCTATACTTACATGAAAACCGAACGTGAGCTAAACGCAAACGTACAAGAGTTACATAGATTTTATGGGGAAGTTCCTCATACTCTACAACTTATAGCGGGGAAGAAGTTTTGGGATAACTGGGCGCTCTCAACAAGAATGAATTATCATAGTGGAACGCCATATACAAAAGTAATAGGAACTTACACGGACGGCACTCGAGTTAAACCTATTTATGAAAACCCTTACAGCTCAAGGCTACCTGACTACTTCTCTTTAAATGTGAAAATAGCTCAAGAGATGAAACTAGCACAAGGACGTTCTTTTGAGTGGTCATTTGAGATTATGAACATTACAAATAACGACAATATCTCTGATATCATCTATGATGATAACTATAATGTTACTGGTTCTACTAAGCAGTTGCCTCTACTGCCATGGTTTGACTTAACCTATAGATTTTAA